The DNA sequence TCATGCACGCAGCCTATCTCAAATGGTCGACCCCGCCGGAGACCGGACCGGGTGCGGTGCAGATGGGGCCGATCATGAACTGGATCGAGGCGAACACCCCGCAGGATACGATCTTTACCAACGGCGCCGGCAACTATGCCACCTGGGTGCATCGGTTCCATCGCTTCCGCCGCTTTGCGACGCAGGCCGCACCTGCTTCCGGCTCGATGGGCTACGGCCTGCCGGCGGCGGTTGCCGCCAAGCAGCTTCATCCGGATCGCGAAGTCATCTGCTTTGCCGGTGACGGCTGTTTCCTCATGCACGGACAGGAATTCGCGACTGCCGTTCGCTACCGCCTGCCGATCATCACCGTGGTCGTCAACAACGGCATCTACGGCACTATCCGCATGCACCAGGAACGTGAGTATCCCGGCCGCGTCAGCGCCACCGATCTCACCAACCCGGATTTCGCCGCCCTCGCCCGCGCCTATGGCGGCCACGGCGAAACTGTCGAGAAGACGGAAGAGTTTGCCGACGCGTTCCTCAGGGCACGCGCCAGCGGCAAGCCGTCGATCATCGAGATCAAGCTCGATCCCGAAGCGATCACCCCGACGCGCACGCTGACCGATATCCGCAACGGCTGATCGATTGGGAAATGATTGCGACCGCTGCCAACTGCGGCGGTCGCAGGCGACCGTCGCCCTATTCTTCCAGCCATTCCGTCGAAAACGCACCGGCCTCATGCAGGTCGGTCGTCTCCAGACGCCCCGGCCCGAGATTCTCGAACTTGTGCGGCACGTTGGCCGGCGCCACGATGATCTGGCCGGCCTCCGCGTCGATCGTGCGATCGCCCACGGTGAACCGGGCACGGCCGACGCGCACGATGAAGGTTTCGGGATAGGGATGACGGTGAAGCTTCGGCCCGTAGCCGATCTCGTCCGTGGAAACGAAGATCACCGAGAGCCCCGCGCCATAGGCACCGCCCTCGAATTCGCCCTTCCACCGGTCGGGTTCATCTGCCCATTGCTCACGCGAAATGAGATGCGCTTCGGCCATGCCGATCCTCCACTGTCAGATGGAACGAAACGACCGAGCGCGAGAGTTTGGATTCGCCTGGCTCAGCCGCGGATATGCTGGGTCTGCTGGTAGACGGCCGTCGAGCGCGCGCCAGAACGGCA is a window from the Ensifer adhaerens genome containing:
- a CDS encoding cupin domain-containing protein; translation: MAEAHLISREQWADEPDRWKGEFEGGAYGAGLSVIFVSTDEIGYGPKLHRHPYPETFIVRVGRARFTVGDRTIDAEAGQIIVAPANVPHKFENLGPGRLETTDLHEAGAFSTEWLEE